The genome window ACTCACACACGGGAATGCAATGGGACGCACTATGAGCAAAAAATCAGAGAACGGCAAAAAAGGGAAAGGTTCGGAAATCCGGCGGGAAGTGGTCGATCATTTTCGGGTTGGATTGAAGACGGGAGCGTACAAGGTGCGAGCCCGGGAGATCGCCGAAAAAATGGTTCAGAAAATCCGGGACGGGCGCAATCCGTGGCTGAACTGACCGCGCCCCGGCGTCATACCGTTCGGACTTCCTCCAGCTCGGGATAAAACGCCGACTCTTTCAGTTTCGTCTCCCACCGTTGGCCCAACCGGTTCGAACGAAAATCGGCTTTCTTCAAATGCACCAGGTTGTCCACCCCGGCCATCCTCTCCAGACCCAGCCGGGTGATCTGGTTGCTGCGCAAATCCAACTCTTGCAGGTTTTTCAGGATCGGGGATTTGACCAGCACCTCCAGCCCTTCATCTCCCAGATAATTCTGCCGCAGGTCCAGCACCTCCACCTCTTTCAGGTCCGGATACAGGCTCAGGTACGCCGCTTCCGCAGCGGTGATTTCCATATTGACCATGCGCAGGACCTTGGGGTTGGCGGCGATGCGGGACAGGATGAACTTTTCGAAGGTGGTGATCTTTCGCGTCTGAATGCGTTTCATCTTTTCATCGATGACGGCATTGATCTTGTTGAGATCGCCTTTCAGCGAGAAAAACAGCTCCAACACATAGTCCTGGTTCACGGGCGAGTCCTTGAAAAAGTTCTGATTGTCTCATTTTAGAGGGTTGCGGGCGCAAGTCAATCAAACCCTATTAAATTGTTGGTTTTTATGATAATTTTGTTATACTCAACCGCGAAAGATTAATGTCCGTATTTTTTGGAGACCGCAATTATGATGGGAATTGGCTTCCCCGAATTGATGATCATTCTGGTCATCATCATGATTATTTTCGGTGCCGGGAAACTTCCCCAGATCGGTAGCGCTTTTGGTCAGAGTATCAAGAATTTCAAGTCGTCCATGAAAGAAGTGGATGGACTGGATGAGAAACCCGAAGGCGAAGGCGACGCGCAGCCGGCCGCGATAGAAAACACGGCGGAGGCCAATCCGGCTCCCGACAGCGGCGATGGCTCCCCGGCTCCCGAATCTGAAAAACCGGCTTCCCCTGCCTGAACAAAATCGCCGATGCCCTTGCGTCGGTTACCGGCTTTACGGGCAGGTCTTGATGGGTTCATCCATATCAGGCCTGCCCTTTTGCATTCAAATGAAGGCGGCCCCCTTGTTTCGGAAATGGAATGGGTGATTCGTTCCGATACTTATCTTCCAGAATTTTTTCCGCCTGCCTGGATGTCCTTCCTATCCTGCTGGTCATTTCGTTTTTTCAAATCGTCGTCATTCAAAAACCGTTTCCCAACCTGACAGAAACCCTGTTCGGGTTTGCACTCGTCGTCACCGGTCTTTTCTTTTTCGTTCAGGGTCTGGAGATTGCCCTGTTCCCTATCGGCGAACGCATCGCCAATCAGTTTGCGCTGAAGGGCAATCCGTGGTGGATCCTCCTGTTCGGGTTCATGCTGGGATTTGCGACGACCATTGCGGAGCCTGCACTCACCGTGATCGCCAACAAGGCCGGTGAGATGATTGCCAGGGCCGGGGCCATTCCCGACCAGCCCGGTGAAGTGACCCGGTTTGTCCTCGGGCTCCGTCTCACCATTGCTCTGTCCGTGGGTTTCGCCGGAGCCATGGGAGTGCTGCGTATCCTCAAGGGCTGGCCGCTGGTAACCTTCATCCTGATCGGCTACGCCCTGATCGTCATCATGACGGCCTTCGCACCGCATTCCATCATCGGCATCGCTTACGATGCCGGAGGCATCACCACATCAACCCTGACCGTTCCCTTGATCACGGCACTGGGCGTCGGCCTCGCCACCTCCATACGTGGCCGGAATCCCATCATTGACGGATTCGGTATGATCGCACTGGCCAGCCTCACGCCGATTCTTTTCGTCATGATCTACGGATCTTTATACATGAGCTGAAACGATGAGCTTCCTCGATCAAATACTGGTTTCCCTGGAGTCCACCGCATGGGACGTCCTGCCCATCATACTGGTGCTGTCGTTTTTTCAATTCGCCGTGCTGAGGAAATCCATTCCTCATTTTCGAAGGATTTTTTTCGGGCTGGTGATGACGGTGGTCGGCCTGGCTATCTTTATCATCGGCCTCAATGAATGCATTTTTCCTTTGGGCGAGGCCATGGCGTCCCAGCTTTCCGACCCTCAGTTTTTGTCACCGGAGGACCCTGTTGTGCAAGCGATGCTGGAAAACGGAAAACGCATCCCCCCGGTTTTTTATTCATGGACCATCCTGTTCGCGTTCCTGATTGGTTTCTCCACCGCCATGGCGGAGCCGGCCCTGATTGCGGTCGCGCTCAAAGCACGAGACATCACGACAGGAGCCATTTCCGCCTGGGGTTTACGCATCGCAGTGGCGCTGGGTTCGGGAACCGGGGTGGCTTTGGGTACTTACAGGATCATCGTCGGCACCCCGATCCAGTATTATATTATCCTTGGCTATATTTTGTTATTGACCCAGACTTACTTTGCCCCGAAATTCATCGTGCCGCTGGCCTACGACTCCGGCGGCGTCACCACTTCCACCGTCACGGTACCGCTGCTGGTGGCTCTGGGCTTGGGGCTGGCCCATAACGTTCCGGGAAGCTCTCCCCTCCTGGATGGATTCGGGCTCATTGCCATGGCGGCGATGTTCCCCATGATGACGGTCATGGCGTATGCTATGATCGCCCAAGTTATCCAGAAAAGAAGGCTGTCCCAGCCTTCTGCCTGATGGAGGTTGCAATGCGTTTTAAAGTGATCCTTGCTCTGGTGAACGACGATTATCAGGACGATGTGATCGAGGCCGCCAAAAAAGCGGGCGCCACGGGGGTGACCATACTCAATGCCCGCGGCGAAGGGGTGCACGAAAAAAAATCATTATTTGGACTCAATATGGAAGCGCAAAAGGACATGCTGCTGTTTCTGGTGGAAGACTTCAACTCCGACCAGATCATGGGCGCCATCTATGAGTCCGGCCAGCTCCACGAGCCGGGCAACGGCATTGCGTTTTCATGGGTGGTCGATCGGGCCATCGGTCTGGAAAGCCAGATCCCTCTTTTGGAAAAAGATGCCCGGGAGCGTTATTTTTAATGTCATCGAGGAGGTAACATCATGGCCCAAACACCCCGGGTCCGGGATGTCATGATGCCGGATTTTTTGAAACTGGATGGCGTCACCCGCGTCTCCGATGCGTTGCGCCGTATGCAGGACGGCAACATGCACGTGGCGCTGGTCGAGCCCCGCAACGAAGACGATGTGTACGGCATCATGACTCTCAAGGACGTTGCGCGCAAAGTCATCGGCGAACGCCTCAAGGTGCACGAGACCCACGTTTACGAAATCATGTCCAAACCGGTGCTCTCCGTACAGGCCAGCATGCCCATACCCTACGCCGCCCGTCTGCTGACCAACTTCAACGTTTCGTATGCAATGGTGATGGAAAGCAATGACGTGGTGGGGATGATTTCTTTGAACGGGATCGTCAAAAACTGGCGGGAGGAATGAGGCAACGTTCTGCGCCGGAGCGGCCCTAGCCCTTTTTCAGCGAGCTGCCGCTGGTGCTGTCCCATTCCACGGTGTGGGGACTGGAGACGTGCCTGGCCTTCGCTGACCAATGATCCCATTGCACGTTCAATTCGAGTATTTTCACGCACTGCTTGAGGCCATGCGCTCCGAATAAATGCGACCGCAGTTTTCCCAGATCATCGATATAGGTGTCGTGCTCCGACTTGTACCGGTCCTGCGCTTCGGCGATGTTGGCGAGAGTCTGCTCCGCCTGCAGATTGTAATTGAAGATGGTTTTTTTGATTTCCTCATAATCGATGCCGTAGGCGAGGTAACTCCATCCTCCGAGAAACAAGGCACCCAGTATTCCTAAAATCTTTTTGGCTTTTTTGCTGTTGAACAGGATCGCCGGAATGATGAAGCCGAACGCCGCCACCAGAACATAGCCGCTGACCTGCTCATAAAACTCCAGGGGCGGGACCGATTCGCCGCAAGGCTCGGCAGTCGGCGACTGCGCCGTCATGGCCTGCGTGTGAAGCCAGGCCTCTGCCGGACCCGCCGCGGCCACCTCCGGCAACAGCCAGAGCGACGCCATCCAGATGGGGAATGCCCGCGTGCAAAGGGCCCGTGCCAGCGTAAAAGGTTTCATAAGGAAGACGGGATAAATTCAAGAGGTGGTTTGAAATTTTTGTCATAATGTATAAAATTATGACCTCATCGTCTAGCGAAATATTCCCCGTCTCTTGGGGAACCCTTCGTTGACATCAAGACGCAAAAACACATCATCCCGCAAGCATGGGATCGACTGTTTCCATTTCCAACGAATACGAAACCATTTCAAACTGTAGAGGAAAGGTCTTATGAGCGAGCAACTCCGATTTGTGGACAACGGCGACGGCACCATCCAGGACAATGAAACCGGACTGGCCTGGGCCAAGAAGGACTCCTTTCAAATAGCCGGAGACTGGGTCAATTTTCAGGAAGCCCTCTCATTCATCGATGAGTTGAACAAAAAAGACTATATGGGCTTTCACGACTGGCGCATGCCGGAAAGAGAGGAAATCGAAAAACTCTACGACCCCAACCTCACGTTGAACGCCCGTTCCAATAAGGAAATTCACATCAGCGAATTGTTCGAACCGGGGTGCGGGATCGGCTCCTGGTGCCTGCCTTTCGATCAGCAGGCGGCATT of Nitrospina watsonii contains these proteins:
- a CDS encoding flagellar biosynthesis anti-sigma factor FlgM, whose amino-acid sequence is MSKKSENGKKGKGSEIRREVVDHFRVGLKTGAYKVRAREIAEKMVQKIRDGRNPWLN
- the tatA gene encoding twin-arginine translocase TatA/TatE family subunit, which gives rise to MMGIGFPELMIILVIIMIIFGAGKLPQIGSAFGQSIKNFKSSMKEVDGLDEKPEGEGDAQPAAIENTAEANPAPDSGDGSPAPESEKPASPA
- a CDS encoding DUF1538 domain-containing protein, which encodes MGDSFRYLSSRIFSACLDVLPILLVISFFQIVVIQKPFPNLTETLFGFALVVTGLFFFVQGLEIALFPIGERIANQFALKGNPWWILLFGFMLGFATTIAEPALTVIANKAGEMIARAGAIPDQPGEVTRFVLGLRLTIALSVGFAGAMGVLRILKGWPLVTFILIGYALIVIMTAFAPHSIIGIAYDAGGITTSTLTVPLITALGVGLATSIRGRNPIIDGFGMIALASLTPILFVMIYGSLYMS
- a CDS encoding DUF1538 domain-containing protein, with amino-acid sequence MSFLDQILVSLESTAWDVLPIILVLSFFQFAVLRKSIPHFRRIFFGLVMTVVGLAIFIIGLNECIFPLGEAMASQLSDPQFLSPEDPVVQAMLENGKRIPPVFYSWTILFAFLIGFSTAMAEPALIAVALKARDITTGAISAWGLRIAVALGSGTGVALGTYRIIVGTPIQYYIILGYILLLTQTYFAPKFIVPLAYDSGGVTTSTVTVPLLVALGLGLAHNVPGSSPLLDGFGLIAMAAMFPMMTVMAYAMIAQVIQKRRLSQPSA
- a CDS encoding P-II family nitrogen regulator → MRFKVILALVNDDYQDDVIEAAKKAGATGVTILNARGEGVHEKKSLFGLNMEAQKDMLLFLVEDFNSDQIMGAIYESGQLHEPGNGIAFSWVVDRAIGLESQIPLLEKDARERYF
- a CDS encoding CBS domain-containing protein, which translates into the protein MAQTPRVRDVMMPDFLKLDGVTRVSDALRRMQDGNMHVALVEPRNEDDVYGIMTLKDVARKVIGERLKVHETHVYEIMSKPVLSVQASMPIPYAARLLTNFNVSYAMVMESNDVVGMISLNGIVKNWREE
- a CDS encoding Lcl C-terminal domain-containing protein produces the protein MSEQLRFVDNGDGTIQDNETGLAWAKKDSFQIAGDWVNFQEALSFIDELNKKDYMGFHDWRMPEREEIEKLYDPNLTLNARSNKEIHISELFEPGCGIGSWCLPFDQQAAFFIEFQNGMAQHFDQDFSQGYVRPVRLWPDD